From Salvelinus namaycush isolate Seneca chromosome 2, SaNama_1.0, whole genome shotgun sequence, one genomic window encodes:
- the eif2s2 gene encoding eukaryotic translation initiation factor 2 subunit 2 → MSGDDEMIFDPNMSKKKKKKKKPFMLDEEGGDGASEDAPQPETKEVEVDGGEDREVDFDEDEGRRKEISDDLDDLNFFNQKKKKKKKAKTFDNDVEDGMKELKIEAEPSETNDEDDLMLELGKKKRKSKAVNFDMDDDMEIKDDAQEDEDGKNTDDITFSSTQSGPAWAGSERDYTYDELLNRVFNIMREKNPDMVAGEKRKFVMKPPQVVRVGTKKSSFVNFTDICKLLHRQPKHLLAFLLAELGTSGSIDGTNQLIIKGRFQQKQIENVLRRYIKEYVTCHTCRSPDTILQKDTRLYFLQCETCHSRCSVASIKAGFQAVTGKRAQLRAKAN, encoded by the exons ATGTCTGGAGACGACGAG ATGATATTTGACCCCAACATgtccaagaagaagaaaaagaagaagaagccttTCATGTTGGATGAAGAAGGAGGGGACGGTGCCAGTGAGGATGCTCCACAGCCAGAAAcgaaggaggtggaggtggatggaggagaggacagagaggtggACTTTGATGAGGATGAGGGAAGGAGGAAAG AAATCTCAGATGACCTGGACGACTTAAATTTCTTCAaccagaagaagaagaaaaagaagaaagcAAAGACATTTGACAATGACGTAGAGGATGGAATGAAG GAGCTGAAAATTGAGGCAGAGCCCTCCGAAACCAACGACGAGGACGACTTGATGTTAGAACTAGGAAAAAAGAAAAGGAAGTCAAAGGCTGTGAATTTCGACATGGATGACGACATGGAAATCAAAGATGATG CCCAGGAAGATGAAGATGGAAAGAACACTGACGACATCACGTTCAGCAGCACACAGTCGGGCCCTGCGTGGGCGGGCTCAGAGAGAGACTACACATATGACGAG CTGCTGAACCGCGTCTTCAACATCATGCGGGAGAAGAACCCTGACATGGTGGCTGGGGAGAAGAGGAAGTTTGTCATGAAGCCTCCCCAGGTGGTCCGAGTGGGCACCAAGAAGTCCTCCTTCGTTAACTTCACAGACATCTGCAAACT GTTGCATCGCCAGCCAAAACATCTCCTGGCCTTCTTGTTGGCTGAGCTTGGAACAAG TGGTTCTATAGACGGAACTAATCAGCTCATCATCAAAGGACGATTCCAGCAGAAACAGATAGAGAATGTCTTACGAAGATATATTA AGGAGTATGTGACGTGCCATACATGCCGCTCCCCCGACACCATCCTCCAGAAGGACACACGACTCTACTTCCTGCAGTGCGAGACATGCCACTCCCGCTGCTCCGTTGCCAGCATCAAGGCTGGTTTCCAGGCCGTCACGGGCAAGAGGGCACAGCTCCGCGCCAAAGCCAATTAG